One Halomonas sp. M4R1S46 genomic window carries:
- a CDS encoding LysR family transcriptional regulator: MSRRHLPTLTAMQCFEASARHLSFTRAAEELSLTQSAVSKQVAQLESVLEHPLFRRVRKRLQVTPEGSLYLTEVRKIMAQVEMSTRYMQSYGGQSEVLNVTTLPTFGARWLIPRLNGYRFRHPGVYLNIANRVEPFDLEEQRVDVAFFFGHGAWPKAECIKLLDETMVPVCAPSVVPDGGIGDPLALTDLVLLQSATRPEAWHDWFAAQDCYTAHSYHGPRFDTFYMAMSAARAGCGVALVPHFLVEEELAAGQLTIPWAFSLTSRDAYYLAYPEYKGEVAKVKGFIEWILEHRDAPARVDGARPVR, from the coding sequence ATGAGCCGTCGTCACCTGCCCACCCTGACCGCCATGCAGTGCTTCGAGGCCTCGGCCCGGCACCTCAGCTTCACCCGCGCCGCCGAGGAGCTCAGCCTGACCCAGAGCGCCGTGAGCAAGCAGGTCGCCCAGCTCGAGTCGGTGCTCGAACACCCGCTGTTCCGGCGGGTGCGCAAGCGACTGCAGGTCACCCCGGAGGGGTCGCTGTACCTGACCGAGGTGCGCAAGATCATGGCCCAGGTCGAGATGTCCACCCGCTACATGCAGTCCTACGGGGGCCAGAGCGAGGTGCTCAACGTCACCACCCTGCCGACCTTCGGCGCCCGCTGGCTGATCCCCCGGCTCAACGGCTACCGCTTCCGGCATCCCGGCGTCTACCTGAACATCGCCAACCGGGTGGAACCCTTCGACCTCGAGGAGCAGCGCGTCGACGTGGCCTTCTTCTTCGGCCACGGGGCCTGGCCGAAGGCGGAATGCATCAAGCTGCTCGACGAGACCATGGTGCCGGTCTGCGCGCCCTCGGTGGTACCCGACGGCGGCATCGGCGACCCGCTGGCGCTGACCGACCTGGTGCTGCTGCAGAGTGCGACGCGGCCGGAGGCCTGGCACGACTGGTTCGCCGCCCAGGACTGCTACACCGCGCACAGCTACCACGGGCCACGCTTCGATACCTTCTACATGGCGATGAGTGCCGCCCGGGCGGGCTGTGGCGTGGCCCTGGTGCCCCACTTCCTGGTCGAGGAGGAGCTGGCCGCCGGCCAGTTGACGATCCCCTGGGCGTTCTCGCTGACCAGCCGGGATGCCTACTACCTGGCCTATCCCGAGTACAAGGGCGAGGTGGCCAAGGTGAAGGGCTTCATCGAGTGGATCCTCGAGCACCGGGACGCACCGGCTCGCGTGGACGGGGCCCGGCCGGTGCGTTAG
- a CDS encoding aldehyde dehydrogenase family protein codes for MIASIMQRLGVADALYRDGDYAVTSPTDGGELGRVRLESGAQVQARIDRAQAAFEAWRRVPAPRRGELVRLFGEQLRRHKEDLGTLVTLECGKIYQEGLGEVQEMIDICDLAVGQSRQLYGLTIASERPGHHMRESWHPLGPIGLITAFNFPVAPWAWNAALALVCGNSLLWKPSEKTPLCALACQALLERAMAEFGDEAPADLSQVILGEREAGERLTDDPRVPLISATGSTRMGREVAPRVAARFGRSILELGGNNAMILAPSADLDMAVRAILFSAVGTAGQRCTTLRRLIVHESVRDEVLERVKKAYAGVSIGDPMGGSLVGPLIDAQAFDQMQSVLGKAREQGARVFGGERRLADEYPDGYYVAPAIVEVDRQDELVKHETFAPILYVMSYRDFDEALALQNDVPQGLSSCVFTTDVREAEAFVSDVGSDCGIANVNIGPSGAEIGGAFGGEKETGGGRESGSDVWKSYMRRQTNTVNYSRELPLAQGIKFD; via the coding sequence ATGATCGCGTCCATCATGCAGCGCCTCGGGGTCGCCGACGCCCTTTACCGTGACGGCGACTATGCCGTGACCTCGCCCACCGACGGCGGCGAGCTCGGCCGGGTCCGACTGGAAAGCGGTGCGCAGGTTCAGGCCCGCATCGACCGTGCCCAGGCCGCCTTCGAGGCCTGGCGCCGGGTCCCTGCGCCGCGCCGTGGCGAGCTGGTACGGCTGTTCGGCGAGCAGCTGCGCCGCCACAAGGAGGACCTGGGCACCCTGGTGACCCTGGAGTGCGGCAAGATCTACCAGGAAGGCCTTGGCGAGGTGCAGGAGATGATCGACATCTGCGACCTCGCCGTCGGCCAGTCCCGCCAGCTGTACGGCCTGACCATCGCCTCCGAGCGCCCCGGCCACCACATGCGCGAGAGCTGGCATCCGCTGGGCCCAATCGGCCTGATCACTGCCTTCAACTTCCCGGTGGCACCCTGGGCCTGGAACGCCGCCCTGGCGCTGGTCTGCGGCAACAGCCTGCTGTGGAAGCCCTCCGAGAAGACCCCGCTCTGTGCCCTGGCCTGCCAGGCGCTCCTCGAGCGCGCCATGGCCGAGTTCGGCGACGAGGCCCCGGCGGATCTCAGCCAGGTCATCCTCGGCGAGCGCGAGGCCGGCGAGCGATTGACCGACGATCCCCGCGTGCCGCTGATCAGCGCCACCGGCAGCACCCGCATGGGTCGCGAGGTCGCGCCGCGCGTCGCCGCCCGCTTCGGTCGCAGCATCCTCGAGCTCGGCGGCAACAACGCCATGATCCTCGCCCCCAGCGCCGACCTGGACATGGCCGTACGCGCCATCCTGTTCTCCGCGGTGGGCACCGCCGGCCAGCGCTGCACCACTCTGCGCCGGCTGATCGTCCACGAGTCCGTGCGTGACGAGGTCCTCGAGCGGGTGAAGAAGGCCTACGCGGGCGTCAGCATCGGCGATCCGATGGGCGGCAGCCTGGTCGGCCCGCTGATCGATGCCCAGGCCTTCGACCAGATGCAGTCCGTGCTCGGCAAGGCCCGTGAGCAGGGGGCCCGGGTCTTCGGCGGCGAGCGCCGGCTGGCCGACGAGTACCCCGACGGCTACTACGTGGCGCCGGCCATCGTCGAGGTCGACCGGCAGGACGAGCTGGTCAAGCACGAGACCTTCGCCCCGATCCTCTACGTCATGAGCTATCGCGACTTCGACGAGGCCCTGGCCCTGCAGAACGACGTGCCCCAGGGGCTATCCTCCTGCGTCTTCACCACCGATGTGCGCGAGGCCGAGGCCTTCGTCTCGGATGTCGGCAGCGACTGCGGCATCGCCAACGTCAACATCGGCCCGAGCGGTGCCGAGATCGGCGGCGCCTTCGGCGGCGAGAAGGAGACCGGCGGCGGTCGCGAGTCCGGCTCGGATGTCTGGAAGAGCTACATGCGTCGCCAGACCAACACCGTGAACTACTCCCGCGAGCTGCCCCTGGCCCAGGGCATCAAGTTCGACTGA
- a CDS encoding NAD(P)/FAD-dependent oxidoreductase, whose translation MLEGHGTAEVVVIGGGITGLSTALHLAEAGVAVSLIEAGEIPCGGSGRNVGLVNAGLWLPPDDILEALGEAQGERVNTILGEAPAEVFSLIQRHGIACQATRTGTLHLAHNAKGEQELARRAEQFQRRGAPVALLEDQDCRQAVGTRQIRRALLDRRAGTLNPAAYTRGLARAAIAAGASLYTHSPARGVAREGDDWRVTTPQGSVLAPRVVVATNAYTEDDWNRVKDHFFLGHFFQVASPPLPEEIAGDILPERQGAWDTRMVLSSMRRDAEGRLILGSLGRGDGRPMAYVRCWADRVQRHYFPQLGKVEWQTSWTGRIAFTPDHTLRLFEPAPGILGVSGYNGRGVTTGTVVGKGFAHYLTTGDDALLPLPLHTPDPIKVKPLWSCSYEGGFTLYHTGQCLRVLI comes from the coding sequence ATGCTAGAGGGCCACGGGACCGCCGAGGTGGTGGTGATCGGCGGCGGCATCACTGGCTTGTCCACCGCGCTGCATCTCGCCGAGGCGGGCGTCGCCGTGAGCCTGATCGAGGCAGGGGAGATCCCCTGCGGCGGCTCGGGGCGCAATGTCGGCCTGGTCAATGCCGGCCTGTGGCTCCCGCCGGACGACATCCTCGAGGCCCTGGGCGAGGCGCAGGGCGAACGCGTCAACACGATCCTCGGGGAGGCCCCCGCCGAGGTCTTCTCGCTGATCCAGCGCCATGGCATCGCCTGCCAGGCGACACGCACCGGCACCCTCCACCTGGCGCACAACGCCAAGGGGGAGCAGGAGCTGGCGCGCCGCGCCGAGCAGTTCCAGCGCCGCGGCGCACCCGTGGCGCTGCTCGAGGATCAGGACTGCCGGCAGGCGGTCGGCACGCGGCAGATTCGCCGCGCCCTGCTCGACCGTCGCGCCGGGACCCTCAACCCCGCCGCCTATACCCGAGGGCTGGCCCGTGCCGCCATCGCCGCCGGGGCCAGCCTCTACACCCATAGCCCGGCGCGGGGCGTGGCCCGCGAGGGCGACGACTGGCGTGTCACCACGCCCCAGGGCAGTGTCCTGGCGCCGCGAGTGGTGGTGGCCACCAACGCCTATACCGAGGACGACTGGAACCGGGTCAAGGACCACTTCTTCCTCGGCCATTTCTTCCAGGTCGCCTCGCCCCCGCTGCCCGAGGAGATCGCCGGCGACATCCTGCCCGAGCGCCAGGGGGCCTGGGACACCCGGATGGTGCTCAGCAGCATGCGGCGCGATGCCGAGGGACGCCTGATCCTGGGCAGCCTGGGCCGGGGCGATGGCCGACCGATGGCCTATGTACGCTGCTGGGCGGATCGCGTCCAGCGCCACTACTTCCCTCAACTGGGCAAGGTCGAGTGGCAGACCTCCTGGACGGGCAGGATCGCCTTCACGCCGGACCACACGCTGCGGCTCTTCGAGCCGGCGCCCGGCATTCTCGGGGTCTCCGGCTACAACGGCCGCGGCGTCACCACCGGAACGGTGGTGGGCAAGGGCTTCGCCCACTACCTGACCACCGGCGACGATGCCCTGCTGCCGTTGCCCCTCCATACGCCGGACCCCATCAAGGTCAAGCCGCTGTGGAGCTGTAGCTATGAAGGCGGCTTCACGCTCTATCACACGGGGCAGTGCCTGCGGGTATTGATCTAG
- the nhaC gene encoding Na+/H+ antiporter NhaC produces MTDPTTTSRYRKPGLLLALTPVVLTLLVLGIQLFYFGDFTPHIPLAIGLAITSLVGIRLGFKWKHIEAGVFHVIHVSLPSVSVLICVGMIIGVWIASGTVPTLIYYGLTLLSPAIFLAAAMLLCSVVSVSLGTSWGTVGTVGLALMGIGAGFDIPVYWTAGAVVSGAFFGDKVSPLSDTTNLAPAVTGTDVFSHIKNMMPTTVPSMLIAFVIYLVAGFTLIDDQAASFDKITAITAALEANFTISPWLLLPALLVIGLAVKRMPPIPSLFAGVLAGAVTAMLAQGVGVHDLLTYANSGYGIETGIDAIDSLLNRGGIQSMMWTISLILIALGFGGALEKTGCLEAIIRAIMTRVRSFKGVQTSAVLTSVATNLVAGDPYLSIALPGRMYAPTYRGLGYSTLNLSRAIEEGGTLVSPLIPWNAGGAFVISALGLGIVEGNVENLLYIPLAFACWLSPVIGLIYAQTGLFSPRASEAERELWQAQDEAIASRDALGAAAEATTTEASGRRAQPIG; encoded by the coding sequence ATGACAGATCCAACAACAACAAGCCGCTATCGCAAGCCTGGTCTGCTCCTGGCCCTGACCCCCGTCGTTCTGACCCTGCTGGTGCTCGGCATCCAGCTGTTCTATTTCGGCGATTTCACCCCGCACATTCCCCTGGCCATCGGCCTGGCCATCACTTCCCTGGTGGGCATCAGGCTGGGGTTCAAGTGGAAGCATATCGAGGCAGGGGTCTTCCACGTCATCCACGTCTCCCTGCCCTCGGTGTCCGTGCTGATCTGCGTGGGCATGATCATCGGCGTGTGGATCGCCAGCGGCACCGTGCCGACCCTGATCTACTACGGCCTGACGCTGCTCTCGCCGGCCATCTTCCTGGCCGCGGCCATGCTGCTCTGCTCGGTGGTCTCGGTCTCGCTGGGGACCTCCTGGGGTACCGTGGGCACCGTGGGCCTGGCGCTGATGGGCATCGGCGCGGGCTTCGACATCCCGGTGTACTGGACCGCCGGCGCCGTCGTCTCGGGCGCCTTCTTCGGCGACAAGGTCTCGCCGCTGTCGGACACCACCAACCTCGCCCCGGCCGTCACCGGCACCGACGTCTTCTCCCATATCAAGAACATGATGCCGACGACGGTCCCGTCGATGCTGATCGCCTTCGTCATCTACCTGGTGGCGGGCTTCACCCTGATCGATGACCAGGCCGCCTCCTTCGACAAGATCACGGCCATCACCGCCGCGCTGGAGGCCAACTTCACCATCTCGCCCTGGCTGCTGCTGCCGGCGCTGCTGGTGATCGGGCTCGCCGTCAAGCGCATGCCGCCCATCCCCTCGCTGTTCGCCGGCGTGCTGGCCGGGGCGGTCACCGCCATGCTCGCTCAAGGTGTCGGCGTGCATGACCTGCTCACCTACGCCAACAGTGGCTACGGGATCGAGACCGGCATCGACGCCATCGACAGCCTGCTCAACCGCGGCGGCATCCAGTCGATGATGTGGACCATCTCGCTGATCCTCATCGCCCTGGGCTTCGGCGGCGCGCTGGAGAAGACCGGCTGCCTGGAGGCGATCATCCGCGCCATCATGACCCGGGTGCGCAGCTTCAAGGGCGTGCAGACCTCGGCGGTGCTGACCTCGGTCGCCACCAACCTGGTCGCCGGCGACCCCTACCTCTCCATCGCCCTGCCCGGCCGCATGTACGCGCCCACCTATCGGGGCCTGGGCTACTCGACCCTGAACCTGTCCCGGGCCATCGAGGAAGGCGGCACCCTGGTCTCCCCGCTGATTCCCTGGAACGCCGGCGGGGCCTTCGTGATCAGCGCGCTGGGGCTGGGCATCGTCGAGGGCAATGTCGAGAACCTGCTGTACATCCCGCTGGCCTTCGCCTGCTGGCTGTCGCCGGTGATCGGGCTGATCTATGCGCAGACCGGGCTGTTCTCGCCCAGGGCCAGCGAGGCGGAGCGCGAGCTGTGGCAAGCACAGGACGAGGCCATCGCCAGTCGTGACGCCCTCGGCGCCGCCGCCGAGGCCACGACCACCGAAGCCTCCGGCCGCCGCGCCCAACCGATCGGCTGA
- a CDS encoding putative zinc-binding protein, with translation MSRPTKPDVLVYACSGCSDVAQLANEVALRLDHGGQAEMSCIAGVGGGVPGLVRTARAGRPVVAIDGCQMHCARHCLDNAGVTPTEHVRLYDQGLKKRKGRRYDEATIARVTEEVGELIARLPV, from the coding sequence ATGTCTCGACCAACCAAGCCGGATGTCCTGGTCTACGCCTGCTCCGGCTGCTCCGACGTGGCCCAGCTCGCCAACGAGGTGGCCCTGCGCCTCGATCACGGCGGCCAGGCGGAGATGTCCTGCATCGCCGGCGTGGGCGGCGGCGTGCCCGGCCTGGTGCGCACCGCGCGTGCCGGACGCCCGGTGGTGGCCATCGACGGCTGCCAGATGCACTGTGCCCGCCACTGCCTGGACAACGCCGGCGTCACGCCCACCGAGCATGTCCGCCTCTACGATCAGGGCCTGAAGAAGCGCAAGGGCCGGCGCTACGACGAGGCGACCATTGCCAGGGTCACCGAAGAGGTCGGCGAGCTGATCGCGCGATTGCCGGTGTAG
- a CDS encoding Crp/Fnr family transcriptional regulator: MPMPIAPVPSSSTELLLRPRQLRDLVAGVPWLGGLDDEAVGALLADSRIRSLKSREWLFRQEAPAHWLYIVISGAVRLVRSAADGHLATIRCVERGGPLGELSMVSREGRYLYSAESLRRTQLLVIPADRCRALLDAQPACRAEFMSRLALELTERLEDLALLTQADAMARLVSYILRQLPSGRASGPRVVRLTIPKCWLAAQLAMTPETLSRLLSRLREAGAINVERQRLVLLDEQKLHDIMLANE; this comes from the coding sequence ATGCCTATGCCTATTGCCCCGGTGCCCAGTTCCTCGACTGAGCTGCTGCTGCGGCCCCGGCAGCTGCGCGACCTCGTGGCCGGCGTGCCCTGGCTGGGCGGCCTCGACGACGAGGCCGTCGGCGCGCTGCTGGCGGATTCCCGGATCCGGTCCCTCAAGAGCCGCGAGTGGCTGTTCCGCCAGGAGGCGCCTGCCCACTGGCTGTACATCGTGATCAGTGGCGCCGTGCGCCTGGTGCGCTCCGCCGCCGACGGCCACCTGGCGACCATTCGCTGCGTCGAGCGCGGTGGTCCGCTGGGGGAGTTGAGCATGGTGTCCCGGGAGGGTCGCTACCTCTATTCCGCCGAGTCCCTGCGGCGCACCCAGCTGCTGGTGATTCCCGCCGATCGCTGTCGTGCCCTGCTCGATGCCCAGCCGGCCTGCCGTGCGGAGTTCATGAGCCGCCTGGCCCTGGAGCTCACCGAGCGTCTGGAGGACCTGGCGCTGCTCACCCAGGCCGATGCGATGGCCCGCCTGGTCAGCTACATCCTGCGTCAGCTGCCGTCGGGACGGGCCAGCGGACCCCGGGTGGTACGCCTGACCATTCCCAAGTGCTGGCTGGCTGCCCAGCTGGCCATGACGCCGGAGACCCTGTCGCGTCTGCTGTCCCGGCTACGCGAGGCCGGTGCCATCAACGTCGAGCGCCAGCGCCTGGTACTGCTCGATGAGCAGAAGCTGCACGACATCATGCTCGCCAACGAATGA
- the glp gene encoding gephyrin-like molybdotransferase Glp — protein MNCGCEAPTRTGLLDLFDARTRMIAAAKPIAGVEWLPLDEAGGRVLAEPVRARRDMPGVDNSAMDGYALRLADLAATGGALPVVQRIPAGAGVQCLAEGGCARIFTGAPLPRGADAVVPQEHTRVDAAGRVHFPAEVPAGGNIRRRGEELRAGEALLEAGAVLSPAAVALLAGQGIDTVPVRRRLRVALISTGDELIEPGQAWTPGAVYNSNGAMLRQLLVAQGCECLELGVVVDTPRALAQAFLRAREAADLVLCTGGVSVGEEDHVRPVLETLGGLDFHGVAIKPGKPFALGYLGTCREAGTPLIGLPGNPVASLVGWQLLALPFVHGRQGRTPAPLQHFPVTAGFSRRAPRGRRELLRVVLDWIGGDPVAFLAGGQGSHMLGAARQAHGYLMIDPDTPVEEGHAYAYCPGAQFLD, from the coding sequence ATGAACTGCGGTTGCGAGGCGCCGACGCGCACCGGGCTGCTGGACCTGTTCGACGCCCGGACGCGGATGATCGCCGCCGCCAAGCCCATTGCCGGCGTCGAGTGGCTGCCCCTGGACGAGGCCGGTGGCCGGGTGCTGGCCGAGCCGGTGCGGGCCCGGCGGGACATGCCCGGCGTCGACAACAGCGCCATGGACGGCTATGCCCTGCGCCTGGCGGATCTCGCGGCGACCGGGGGCGCGTTGCCGGTGGTCCAGCGGATACCCGCCGGGGCCGGGGTGCAGTGCCTGGCCGAGGGCGGCTGTGCGCGAATCTTCACCGGGGCGCCGCTGCCCCGGGGCGCCGACGCGGTGGTGCCCCAGGAGCACACCCGCGTGGATGCCGCGGGCCGGGTGCACTTTCCCGCCGAGGTCCCGGCCGGGGGCAATATCCGTCGCCGCGGCGAGGAGCTCCGCGCCGGGGAGGCGCTGCTCGAGGCGGGGGCGGTGCTGTCGCCGGCCGCCGTCGCCCTGCTGGCCGGCCAGGGCATCGACACCGTGCCGGTGCGTCGACGGCTGCGCGTCGCGCTGATCAGTACCGGCGACGAGCTGATCGAGCCCGGCCAGGCCTGGACGCCGGGGGCCGTCTACAACAGCAATGGCGCCATGCTGCGTCAGTTGCTGGTCGCCCAGGGCTGCGAGTGCCTCGAGCTGGGGGTGGTCGTCGACACCCCCCGGGCCTTGGCGCAGGCCTTCCTGCGCGCCCGCGAGGCGGCCGACCTGGTGCTGTGCACCGGTGGCGTCTCGGTGGGGGAGGAGGACCATGTGCGCCCGGTGCTGGAGACCCTCGGCGGTCTCGACTTCCACGGCGTGGCCATCAAGCCCGGCAAGCCCTTCGCCCTGGGCTACCTGGGGACCTGCCGGGAGGCCGGCACGCCGCTGATCGGCCTGCCCGGCAACCCGGTGGCCTCCCTGGTCGGCTGGCAGTTGCTGGCACTGCCCTTCGTGCACGGCCGCCAGGGACGCACGCCGGCGCCGCTGCAGCACTTTCCGGTGACCGCCGGCTTCTCCCGCCGGGCCCCGCGGGGGCGGCGCGAGCTGCTGCGGGTGGTGCTGGACTGGATTGGTGGCGACCCCGTGGCGTTCCTCGCGGGCGGTCAGGGCTCCCATATGCTGGGCGCTGCCCGCCAGGCCCACGGCTACCTGATGATCGACCCCGATACCCCAGTGGAGGAAGGCCATGCCTATGCCTATTGCCCCGGTGCCCAGTTCCTCGACTGA
- the moaB gene encoding molybdenum cofactor biosynthesis protein B, with translation MSHVSSDAPFEPLGIAVLTVSDTRGFDEDGSGDLLGERLTGAGHALVERRIVPDDVYRIRAVVSAWVVREDIQVILVNGGTGFTVRDTTPEALSPLFDKAVDGYGELFRALSRETIGTSTIQSRAVAGLIDRTLVFAMPGSPRACATAWDGILADQLDARTRPCNFVAMVQPEIAPCASRQASPTDADRVQGAEA, from the coding sequence ATGTCTCATGTTTCCTCCGATGCTCCCTTCGAGCCGCTGGGCATCGCCGTGCTGACGGTCTCCGATACCCGCGGCTTCGACGAGGACGGCAGCGGCGACCTGCTCGGCGAGCGCCTCACCGGTGCCGGCCATGCCCTGGTGGAGCGCCGCATCGTGCCCGATGACGTCTACCGCATCCGGGCCGTGGTCTCGGCCTGGGTGGTGCGCGAGGATATCCAGGTCATCCTGGTCAACGGCGGCACCGGCTTCACCGTCCGGGACACCACGCCCGAGGCCCTGTCACCGCTGTTCGACAAGGCCGTGGACGGCTATGGCGAGCTGTTCCGCGCGCTCTCCCGGGAGACCATCGGCACCTCCACCATCCAGTCCCGGGCCGTGGCCGGGCTGATCGACCGCACCCTGGTGTTCGCCATGCCTGGCTCGCCCCGGGCCTGCGCCACCGCCTGGGACGGCATCCTGGCCGACCAGCTGGACGCCCGCACCCGGCCCTGCAACTTCGTCGCCATGGTCCAACCCGAGATCGCGCCCTGCGCGTCCCGCCAGGCGTCGCCGACCGACGCGGACCGGGTCCAGGGAGCCGAGGCATGA
- a CDS encoding peptidylprolyl isomerase: MQKIDIEQVPGGSTPPPIRVGEAAIDQAAIAQEMQYHPADSAGDAQLKAARALVVCELLRQRAGQLGLAVDEEAEIEASIAALLERELDVPEPAEADCRRFHAAHPERFSEPTRLRVRHVLLAAAPDDPKHRDGGYRLGERLIGELQEAPQRFTELAQRHSACPSRDDGGELGWLVPGQTVPELDRALQHLPKGLHGRPLASRYGWHVVSIDAREEGRELPFDEVAERVRHSLREQATRRALRHYLLALEAAIGVEGIALDDDAAGALMQ; this comes from the coding sequence ATGCAGAAGATCGATATCGAGCAGGTTCCGGGGGGCTCCACTCCGCCTCCCATCCGGGTCGGCGAGGCCGCCATCGACCAGGCCGCCATCGCCCAGGAGATGCAGTACCACCCCGCCGACAGCGCCGGCGATGCCCAGCTCAAGGCGGCCCGGGCCCTGGTGGTGTGCGAGCTGCTGCGCCAGCGGGCGGGCCAGCTGGGCCTGGCGGTGGACGAGGAGGCCGAGATCGAGGCATCCATCGCCGCCTTGCTGGAGCGGGAACTGGACGTGCCCGAGCCCGCCGAGGCGGACTGCCGGCGCTTCCATGCCGCCCATCCGGAACGGTTCAGCGAGCCCACCCGCCTGCGGGTCCGCCATGTGCTGCTGGCGGCGGCGCCGGACGACCCCAAGCACCGGGACGGGGGGTATCGGCTGGGAGAGCGGCTAATCGGCGAGCTGCAGGAGGCGCCGCAGCGCTTCACCGAGCTCGCCCAGCGTCATTCCGCCTGCCCCTCCAGGGACGACGGTGGGGAGCTGGGCTGGCTGGTACCCGGCCAGACCGTGCCCGAACTGGACCGGGCCCTGCAGCACCTGCCGAAGGGGCTCCATGGCCGGCCCCTGGCGTCGCGTTACGGCTGGCACGTGGTTTCGATCGATGCCCGGGAGGAGGGCCGTGAGTTGCCCTTCGATGAGGTGGCCGAGCGGGTTCGCCACAGCCTCCGGGAGCAGGCCACCCGTCGGGCGCTGCGCCATTACCTGCTGGCCCTGGAGGCGGCGATCGGCGTCGAGGGAATCGCGCTCGACGACGATGCCGCCGGCGCGCTGATGCAATAG
- the narI gene encoding respiratory nitrate reductase subunit gamma, with protein MFGEYLQHLIYGYYPYLAGTVFLVGSLLRYDQGQFTWKTGSSQMLSSKNMRLASNLFHIGILVIFFGHLFGMLTPHWVYAPFLSAGTKQVIAIVIGGIAGVMCLAGGAMLLHRRLTNPRVRASSSLMDTLILALLVFQAALGVTTVFFSLGHLDGEMMLTLAAWAQAIVFFGGGAADYMTEVSWIYKLHVFLGLTIILLFPFTRLVHVWSVPFGYVTRRYQIVRKRG; from the coding sequence ATGTTTGGCGAATACCTGCAACACCTCATCTACGGCTATTACCCCTACCTGGCCGGGACGGTGTTCCTGGTCGGCAGCCTGCTGCGCTACGACCAGGGGCAGTTCACCTGGAAGACCGGCTCGAGCCAGATGCTCTCCTCGAAGAACATGCGCCTGGCCAGCAACCTCTTCCATATCGGCATCCTGGTGATCTTCTTCGGGCACCTCTTCGGCATGCTGACGCCCCACTGGGTCTATGCGCCCTTCCTCAGCGCCGGGACCAAGCAGGTGATCGCCATCGTGATCGGTGGCATCGCCGGGGTGATGTGCCTGGCCGGTGGCGCCATGCTGCTGCATCGCCGCCTCACCAACCCGAGGGTTCGTGCCTCCTCCAGCCTGATGGATACCCTGATCCTGGCCCTGCTGGTGTTCCAGGCGGCGCTGGGTGTCACCACGGTGTTCTTCTCCCTGGGCCACCTGGACGGCGAGATGATGCTGACCCTGGCCGCCTGGGCCCAGGCGATCGTCTTCTTCGGGGGCGGCGCCGCGGACTACATGACCGAGGTCTCCTGGATCTACAAGCTGCACGTCTTCCTGGGGCTGACCATCATCCTGCTCTTCCCCTTCACGCGGCTGGTGCACGTGTGGAGCGTGCCCTTCGGCTATGTGACGCGCCGCTATCAGATCGTGCGCAAGCGGGGCTGA
- the narJ gene encoding nitrate reductase molybdenum cofactor assembly chaperone, which produces MAEAAMQHSEPMSGMLSLRVLARLLDYPSEALQAAAGEMIELLDAERRWSAALRTTLMDWCQRLAEAELMELQAEYVALFDRGRATSLLLFEHVHGESRDRGQAMVDLLAEYRAAGFELDARELPDYLPLFLEYLSTRPEAEIGRWLGEIRHILARLTARLEERDADHALVPLALLALIGAEADVDAHRDPVKEEARDDTPEALDAVWEEEAVRFSAASDQDCALQSAEGRRLAERKHQVSSDPVKIMPGTGSTDRAVSDR; this is translated from the coding sequence ATGGCTGAAGCCGCGATGCAACACTCCGAGCCGATGAGCGGCATGCTGAGCCTGCGCGTGCTGGCCCGACTGCTGGACTACCCGAGCGAGGCGCTGCAGGCCGCCGCCGGCGAGATGATCGAGCTCCTCGATGCGGAGCGGCGCTGGTCGGCCGCGTTGCGCACCACCCTGATGGACTGGTGCCAGCGCCTGGCCGAGGCCGAGCTGATGGAGCTCCAGGCCGAATACGTGGCGCTCTTCGACCGCGGCCGGGCCACCTCCTTGCTGCTCTTCGAGCACGTCCACGGCGAGTCCCGCGATCGCGGCCAGGCCATGGTCGACCTGCTGGCCGAGTACCGGGCCGCCGGCTTCGAGCTCGACGCCCGGGAGCTGCCCGACTACCTGCCGTTGTTCCTGGAGTACCTCTCCACCCGGCCCGAGGCCGAGATCGGCCGCTGGCTGGGCGAGATCCGCCATATCCTGGCGCGCCTCACGGCGCGCCTCGAGGAGCGCGACGCCGATCACGCCCTGGTGCCCCTGGCCCTGCTGGCGCTGATCGGTGCCGAGGCGGACGTCGACGCCCACCGCGACCCCGTGAAGGAAGAGGCACGGGACGACACCCCCGAGGCCCTGGATGCGGTCTGGGAGGAGGAGGCGGTGCGTTTCTCCGCCGCCTCCGACCAGGACTGTGCCCTGCAGTCGGCGGAAGGCCGCCGCCTCGCCGAGCGCAAGCACCAGGTGTCGAGCGACCCCGTCAAGATCATGCCCGGCACCGGCTCGACCGACCGCGCCGTGAGCGATCGCTAA